In Streptomyces sp. NBC_00414, a single window of DNA contains:
- the disA gene encoding DNA integrity scanning diadenylate cyclase DisA, producing MAANDRAAVPGKSGGSSGTDGLMRTALSAVAPGTGLRDGLERILRGNTGGLIVLGWDKTVEAMCSGGFVLDVEFTATRLRELCKLDGGIVLDKDITKILRAGVQLVPDPTIPTEETGTRHRTADRVSKQVGFPVVSVSQSMRLIALYVDGQRRVLEDSAAILSRANQALATLERYKLRLDEVAGTLSALEIEDLVTVRDVSAVAQRLEMVRRIATEIAEYVVELGTDGRLLSLQLDELIAGVEPERELVVRDYVPEPTAKRSRTVDEALFELNALSHAELLEMPTVARALGYTGSPEALDSAVSPRGFRLLAKVPRLPGAIIDRLVEHFGGLQKLLAASVDDLQTVDGVGEARARSVREGLSRLAESSILERYV from the coding sequence GTGGCAGCCAACGACCGGGCAGCAGTTCCCGGCAAGTCCGGCGGGAGTTCCGGCACCGATGGCCTGATGCGCACGGCTCTCAGCGCTGTGGCACCCGGCACCGGGCTGCGTGACGGCCTGGAGCGAATCCTCCGCGGCAACACCGGCGGGCTCATCGTGCTCGGCTGGGACAAGACCGTCGAGGCGATGTGCAGCGGCGGTTTCGTGCTGGACGTGGAGTTCACCGCGACCCGGCTGCGCGAGCTGTGCAAGCTCGACGGCGGCATCGTGCTGGACAAGGACATCACCAAGATCCTGCGGGCCGGCGTGCAGCTGGTCCCCGACCCGACCATCCCCACCGAGGAGACGGGCACGCGGCACCGCACGGCGGACCGGGTGAGCAAGCAGGTCGGCTTCCCCGTCGTCTCCGTCTCCCAGTCCATGCGCCTGATCGCGCTGTACGTGGACGGGCAGCGGCGGGTCCTGGAGGACTCGGCCGCGATCCTCTCCCGTGCCAACCAGGCGCTGGCCACGCTGGAGCGGTACAAGCTGCGGCTCGACGAGGTCGCGGGCACGTTGTCCGCGCTGGAGATCGAGGACCTGGTCACCGTCCGGGACGTGTCGGCGGTGGCCCAGCGGCTGGAGATGGTGCGCCGGATCGCCACGGAGATCGCCGAGTACGTGGTGGAGCTGGGCACGGACGGGCGGCTGCTCTCGCTGCAGCTGGACGAGCTGATCGCCGGGGTCGAGCCCGAGCGGGAGCTCGTCGTACGGGACTATGTGCCCGAGCCGACGGCCAAGCGGTCCCGCACGGTGGACGAGGCGCTGTTCGAGCTGAACGCGCTCAGTCATGCGGAGCTGCTCGAAATGCCCACCGTGGCGCGGGCGTTGGGGTACACGGGGTCGCCCGAGGCGCTCGACTCCGCGGTGTCGCCCCGCGGGTTCCGGTTGCTGGCCAAGGTGCCGCGGCTGCCCGGCGCGATCATCGACCGGCTGGTCGAGCACTTCGGCGGGCTGCAGAAGCTGCTCGCCGCGAGCGTGGATGATCTGCAGACCGTGGACGGGGTGGGGGAGGCTCGGGCCCGAAGCGTGCGGGAGGGGCTTTCCCGGCTGGCGGAGTCGTCGATTCTCGAACGCTACGTGTAG
- the radA gene encoding DNA repair protein RadA, with protein MAARTKTAKDRPSYRCTECGWQTAKWLGRCSECQAWGTVEEYGAPAVRTTAPGRVTTNALPIGQVDGRQATARSTGVPELDRVLGGGLVPGAVVLVAGEPGVGKSTLLLDVAAKAASDEHRTLYITGEESASQVRLRADRIKAIDDNLFLAAETDLSAVLGHLDAVKPSLLIVDSVQTVASPEIDGAPGGMSQVREVAGALIRASKERGMATLLVGHVTKDGAIAGPRLLEHLVDVVLSFEGDRHARLRLVRGVKNRYGTTDEVGCFELHDEGITGLTDPSGLFLTRRAEPVPGTCLTVTLEGRRPLVAEVQALTVDTQIPTPRRTTSGLETSRVQMMLAVLEQRGRISALGKRDIYTATVGGVKLSEPAADLAIALALASAASDTPLPQNLVAIGEVGLAGEVRRVTGVQRRLAEAHRLGFTHALVPSDPGKIPPGMKVLEVADMGDALRVLPRSRRRDAPRDEEERR; from the coding sequence ATGGCTGCCCGTACGAAGACCGCGAAGGACCGGCCGTCCTACCGCTGCACCGAGTGCGGCTGGCAGACGGCCAAATGGCTCGGCCGCTGCTCCGAGTGCCAGGCCTGGGGGACGGTCGAGGAGTACGGCGCGCCCGCCGTGCGTACGACGGCCCCCGGCCGCGTCACCACGAACGCGCTGCCCATCGGCCAGGTCGACGGACGGCAGGCGACCGCCCGCTCGACCGGTGTGCCCGAGCTGGACCGCGTCCTCGGCGGCGGCCTCGTACCGGGCGCGGTGGTGCTCGTGGCGGGCGAGCCGGGCGTCGGCAAGTCCACGCTGCTGCTGGACGTGGCGGCCAAGGCGGCGAGCGACGAGCACCGCACGCTCTACATCACGGGTGAGGAGTCGGCCAGCCAGGTCCGGCTGCGCGCCGACCGCATCAAGGCGATCGACGACAATCTGTTCCTGGCGGCGGAGACCGATCTGTCCGCGGTCCTCGGTCACCTGGACGCGGTGAAGCCGTCCCTGCTCATCGTCGACTCCGTGCAGACGGTGGCCTCTCCGGAGATCGACGGCGCCCCGGGAGGCATGTCCCAGGTCCGTGAGGTGGCCGGGGCCCTGATCCGCGCCTCCAAGGAGCGCGGCATGGCGACCCTCCTGGTCGGCCATGTCACCAAGGACGGCGCCATCGCCGGACCGCGTCTCCTGGAGCACCTCGTGGACGTCGTCCTGAGCTTCGAGGGCGACCGGCACGCGCGCCTGCGTCTCGTACGGGGCGTCAAGAACCGGTACGGCACCACGGACGAGGTCGGCTGCTTCGAGCTGCACGACGAGGGGATCACCGGGCTCACCGACCCCTCCGGCCTGTTCCTCACCCGGCGGGCCGAGCCCGTCCCCGGCACCTGTCTGACCGTCACCCTCGAAGGCCGCCGCCCCCTGGTGGCCGAGGTGCAGGCGCTCACCGTGGACACCCAGATCCCCACCCCGCGGCGTACGACCTCCGGTCTGGAGACCTCCCGGGTCCAGATGATGCTCGCCGTCCTGGAGCAGCGCGGCCGGATCAGCGCCCTCGGGAAGCGGGACATCTACACCGCGACGGTCGGTGGCGTGAAGCTGTCCGAGCCCGCCGCGGACCTCGCGATCGCGCTCGCGCTGGCCAGTGCGGCGAGCGACACCCCGCTCCCGCAGAACCTCGTCGCGATCGGTGAAGTGGGCCTCGCGGGCGAGGTCAGACGGGTCACGGGCGTCCAGCGCAGACTCGCCGAAGCCCACCGGCTGGGCTTCACCCACGCCCTCGTCCCGAGCGACCCGGGCAAGATCCCTCCGGGTATGAAGGTCCTGGAAGTCGCCGACATGGGGGACGCGCTTCGGGTCCTCCCGAGGTCGCGTCGGCGAGACGCCCCACGGGACGAGGAAGAGCGCCGGTAG